The region TTTCCAAGCTTTCCAGATGAGCGCTCCGAACACAGGCGTTCATAGGAAGCTCCCGTATCCTTTTCCTGATGAGCCAGAAAGACCCCCGCTTCTTCAAAGGTTTCCCGAACGGCGGCAACCCCGTAAGCAAGGATCTCAGGTGATCCCATTTCTCTTCCAAAAATTCTGATGAGAAAGTCGTTAGAAAGATCAATATGTTCCATCCAAAAGGCATGCTTCCTGTCTTCCTCTTCCAGGGCGCCGCCCGGGAAGACATAGCTCCCAGGGAAGAACCCGGCTCCCTTGCTGCGCCTCAACAGATAGAGCTGGAGTTTTCCCCGATCTTCACGCACCAGGATGACCGTAGAAGCCGCTCTCGTCCGCCTGCCCGCTGGCTGTCGTCCGCCTTCCATCTGATCTGTCCCTTCCTGGTCCACTTCAGCCCTCCTATCCGCCCGCTTCCCGGTTTCTGGATTTGAGTATGGCGAGTTTTCATAAAGAAAAAAGCCTAGGTGACGATACCAATGGCCCTTTTCTCCAGCAAAAAATCCGTGTCAAGGCAGGATCAGGAGAGGACTCTTTCTGGGTTTTTGAAAAATTCCCGGTAGATCCTGTAGTGTTCCGTATCTTCGTATTCGATCAAGCTGATGGGAATGGTATCGAAATTATAAATCCTGGCTCCCGGACAGGCCAATAGAATGGGGGAATGGGTGGCAATGATGAACTGGGCATGACCTGCGCGGCCCATTTCCTGCAAAAGTGACAGCAATTGCAACTGGCTTTTGGGGGATAGGGCCGTCTCGGGTTCATCAAGAAAATAAAGGCCCCGCCGCTTGTAACGCGCCCGGAAATAGGACATGAGGGACTGACCGTGGGACTGGGTCAAGAGGGATTTCCCACCGAAATAGTCCAGGATCTCGGTTCCCGCCATCGCCCATTCATCCAGATACTGAGCGAAATTCTGAAACATCTCGGAAGAGAAGAAAGATCCCGGCACCCTTCCGTTCGTCCACTGCACCCGGATATAGCGGTAAAGCAATTCTTCGTAAGGATTGTTTTCAAGGGATTGCCGCTCTGAGTCCCGCCACATGTGAATCCCGCACTTGTGGACCAGGGCCTTTAAAAGTGTGGATTTTCCGCTCCCGTTCTCTCCCACGAAAAATGTGACCGGGGTGGTAAAAGAGATCTCCTTTGTCTTCCGAAAAATCGCCTTGTTGAAAGGATAGAAATTCCTGGTAGGATACTGGTCAGAGAGGAAGATGATACCTTTGAGATGCATGGGTGCGGCCCCCCTGGAAACAGCCTCGCCGCCGATTCATTCTTATGATCTGACGCAGGCGGAGGGAAAAACGGTTGAAGGGAACGGCCGGCCCCTTATGGATGTAAGGCTTAACCGGTCGGGCTCTTGGTCTAGTGTCCATCCATAAATAAAATCTGGATACTAAACTATAGGAAAGATGGAAAAGCCTGTCAACAGAAGGCCTCATTCATTTCCTTCCAGGTTGCCATGACTGCGGACTCTGTGTTATGGGATATCCCGGGGTCTGTTTAACAGGTCCACGGAACAACAGGTTAACCTGGCATACATAAGGAGAACAGAGATGACCCTGATGGAATTCTCCATGATTCCTTTGGACAAGGGGCCCAGTCTGAGCCGGTACGTGGCCCGTATCCTCGCGGTCGTGGACGACAGCGGTCTTCCCTATCGTCTGAACCCCATGGGAACGGTGGTTGAGGGAGAATGGGAGGAACTTCTCGCACTCCTGACCCGATGCTTCAAAGTCCTGGAAAAAGACTCGGAGCGGATCAGCTTGACCGTGAAGTTCGACCACCGAAAAGGCGTAAACGGTGCGCTGGATCGAAAGATCCGAAGTGTTGAAGAAAAGGCCGGGAGGACATTCAAGACTTGAGGAACAGCGAAAGGCGCGACCTGAAGGAGAAGAGATGGGAGACGTTTGGAGATGATCATACAGATCTATGAAATTCAGACACCCGAAGAGGCCGAAAAGTGTATCGAACTTGGAGTGGACCGGATCGGCAGCGTCATTCTCTCCGCCGAAGAATGGCGTAAGCCTGTGATCAGGGAAGTCATTCGCCTTTCCGAAGGAACCCGGACGAAAAACAGCCTGATTCCGCTTTTCCAGGGCGAGACCCTCCTCCGGACCCTGGATTACTACCAGCCCCATTTCGTCCACCTCTGCGACAATCTCACGGACCGTCAAGGCAGCAATATGATCCTGGATCAGCACTTAGAAACCCAGGAGACACTTAAAAAGGAATTTCCTGAAATCGGCATCATGAGATCCATTCCCATTCCAATGGACGGGAAGGAGCCCGACTTCCCGTTCATGAAGATCGCAAGGGCCCTGGAACCGGTAAGCGACTGCTTCCTGATCGATACCTGGGTAGGAGAGGAGCCTGTTGAAGGTTTCGTGGGGATCACGGGTAAGACCTGTGACTGGAAGCGTGCTGAAGAGCTTGTCAAAAAAACCAACATTCCGGTGATCCTTGCAGGCGGCCTTTCTCCCGAAAACGTTCGAGACGCCCTGATCCAGGTTCAGCCTGAAGGGGCGGACTCCTGCACCGGCACCAACGCCACCGGCCCTGAAGGTCATCCCATCCGATTTAAAAAGGATTTTCAAAAGGTGAGGCAATTCATCCAGGAAGTCCGTCATGCCGAAACAGCCATCCGCGAAAACCTCGAAAAAAGACTCAGCCGACTCCGACAGGAACTGGAGGAACGAGAGGCCGCCCTACCCGCACACTCCATCCGTCCCCATCAACTCCTTGCCATCGAGGAACTGGAAGAAGAAATCAGCCGACTGGAGAGCATTTTAGAGTCAGATCTGAATTGATAAAATATCGAGTCTATTTGCCAGTTCCTCAAATTTCCTTCTAAGGCCTCGATCAACTTTTTACTTCAATCGTTACGGTCTTGACTCTCAGTTCTGTATAGGAAGGTTTTTTTTCAAGACGCAGCTTGTCGCGCCGTAGCCATGATGAAGACGGAAGACTACAAAAATTGGTCATTTATGGATGGGCGTCAATTCGCCCTCATCTCACACCGGAACCCCAACCTTCTGACGACGCTCTTAAAAATAACTCATCTAATTTCACCAACCGGTGCTTTATTTATGCCACGGCACGATCCAAATCGCAATTAGCACGGCAGCATCTAAAAATACATGAAATACAGTATATTGCCACCACTCCGCTGGACTCAAACTTTCAACTACTGCCCCACGATTTGGAAGATCATCCGGCAGCATATCCAACAGAGCTTTACGAAGTTTACCAAGTCGAATAATCGCTTTAAGATTTGAGTACGCAAATACTACGAATGCACCGGTGAGAAAGATTTTCACAGCCGAGCTATCTGTAAATGCCTTGCCGGAGGCCATTACACCTACCACAGCGCTGGCAACAGCTATAAAAATATTCCAGAAAACATTTATTGCAGAGGCTCGATCTATCGAAAACTTAAGGATATCTTTAGCTTCCAATTCAATCCTCGCCTATGAAACTCGTATAAAAGATGGGACGGTTGAATTTAATCCATCGGTATTGCGTTCCTTGTAAGCCAAAGGTAGACGGTCATTGTGTTCTGGTTCAGCGTGAAATGGAATTTTCCGGTTTAAAAATAAGCTGCTCATTCATTCTTTAAAACGATGTTGACGGCAAGGATGGAAGTTTTCAGTTTCTACCTGCCGCGCTACGCTTGCCGACCTGTGTCATCCTGAAAATCTCTGATTTTCAGGATGACACAGGGGTGTAATGAGATCGCCGTTTATCCATAATTACACGCTATATCCAGATACTCTTTGATAATCTGTCGTTGTTCCCGGCGTCTGATTTTACGCAACTCCCTGGCCTGATGGAGCCTGCGGTCTCTTTCGGCGAAGATCTCTTTTTCTTTCCCCAAAAGCTTATCTTTCGGGGTAATGTACCCTGTGGCGCTATGGAGACGTTGGGTGTTGTAGTAGCCGACAAAATCACCCACAATCCTTCTGGCGTCTTCAAGGGAAAGGGGGGATTTGGGCCTGATACACTCCTTTTTCAGGCTCTGGTGCCACCTTTCAATCTTCCCGTTGCTCTGTGGATAGTAGGGGGATGTCCTTACATGGCCCATCCCGCTTATCCGTATGAACTCCTTAAAATCCTTTGCAATAAACTGTGGGCCGTTTTCCGATATGATCCTGGGCTTATCATTCGGGAATCTCTCCCTGGCCCTCTGCAGGATGATTTCGATATCTCCTTCTGTCATGGCTTCCCGGATCTCCCAATGGATAATATACCGGCTATACCCATCCAGGATACTACACAGGTAATAGAAAGTACCCCGGATATTCAGGTACGGGATATCTATATGCCAATGTTCGTGAGGCCTTTTCGGATCCTTAAATCCATCCCCTTTTTGAGAAGGCCCGGCATTCCATCTCCTCAAACTGATCTTTGACAGTTGAATTTGAGAAACATAGTAAAAACAAGGCAATACGGGGATGCAAAATGCTCTTGGCACTACCATTACGATTTTCAACCCCATTTTCTTTCATGAGA is a window of Deltaproteobacteria bacterium DNA encoding:
- a CDS encoding AAA family ATPase → MHLKGIIFLSDQYPTRNFYPFNKAIFRKTKEISFTTPVTFFVGENGSGKSTLLKALVHKCGIHMWRDSERQSLENNPYEELLYRYIRVQWTNGRVPGSFFSSEMFQNFAQYLDEWAMAGTEILDYFGGKSLLTQSHGQSLMSYFRARYKRRGLYFLDEPETALSPKSQLQLLSLLQEMGRAGHAQFIIATHSPILLACPGARIYNFDTIPISLIEYEDTEHYRIYREFFKNPERVLS
- a CDS encoding MTH1187 family thiamine-binding protein; translation: MTLMEFSMIPLDKGPSLSRYVARILAVVDDSGLPYRLNPMGTVVEGEWEELLALLTRCFKVLEKDSERISLTVKFDHRKGVNGALDRKIRSVEEKAGRTFKT
- a CDS encoding phosphoribosylanthranilate isomerase is translated as MIIQIYEIQTPEEAEKCIELGVDRIGSVILSAEEWRKPVIREVIRLSEGTRTKNSLIPLFQGETLLRTLDYYQPHFVHLCDNLTDRQGSNMILDQHLETQETLKKEFPEIGIMRSIPIPMDGKEPDFPFMKIARALEPVSDCFLIDTWVGEEPVEGFVGITGKTCDWKRAEELVKKTNIPVILAGGLSPENVRDALIQVQPEGADSCTGTNATGPEGHPIRFKKDFQKVRQFIQEVRHAETAIRENLEKRLSRLRQELEEREAALPAHSIRPHQLLAIEELEEEISRLESILESDLN
- a CDS encoding transposase family protein, with amino-acid sequence MRRWNAGPSQKGDGFKDPKRPHEHWHIDIPYLNIRGTFYYLCSILDGYSRYIIHWEIREAMTEGDIEIILQRARERFPNDKPRIISENGPQFIAKDFKEFIRISGMGHVRTSPYYPQSNGKIERWHQSLKKECIRPKSPLSLEDARRIVGDFVGYYNTQRLHSATGYITPKDKLLGKEKEIFAERDRRLHQARELRKIRRREQRQIIKEYLDIACNYG